The following proteins are encoded in a genomic region of Phragmites australis chromosome 9, lpPhrAust1.1, whole genome shotgun sequence:
- the LOC133929080 gene encoding UMP-CMP kinase 1-like — protein MADAIKNEVGSFPPGKKITVAFILGGPGSGKGTQCAKIVNHFGFTHLSAGDLLREEAKSDTKQGVMIKNIMHQGNLVPSEIIVKLLLKAMLESGNDKFLVDGFPRNEENRLAYERIINIEPEFVLFIDCPKEEMEQRILNRNQGRDDDNIDTIRRRFEVFQESTLPVVQYYEKKGKLRRVDGAKSADAVFEDVKAIFAQLKTQVNQNSSLSTSQTNPFKRFLNLFCRCFGTQKARN, from the exons ATGGCAGATGCGATCAAG AATGAAGTTGGGTCATTTCCTCCTGGGAAAAAAATAACAGTTGCGTTCATCCTAG GCGGTCCTGGCAGTGGCAAAGGTACTCAGTGTGCTAAGATTGTGAACCATTTTGGGTTCACCCATTTGAGTGCTGGCGATCTTCTCCGTGAAGAGGCTAAATCTGATACAAAACAAGG TGTGATGATAAAGAATATCATGCATCAAGGAAATCTTGTGCCGTCTGAAATCATCGTCAAGCTACTGTTGAAGGCCATGCTTGAAAGTGGAAATGATAAGTTTCTGGTAGATGGTTTTCCCCGAAATGAAGAAAACCGCCTAGCGTATGAGCGTATT ATTAACATCGAGCCTGAGTTTGTATTATTCATTGACTGCCCTAAGGAAGAGATGGAGCAGCGCATTTTAAATCGAAATCAG GGAAGAGACGATGACAACATCGACACTATTAGGAGACGGTTTGAAGTTTTCCAGGAGTCAACTCTACCTGTTGTTCAGTACTATGAAAAAAAGGGGAAGCTCCGAAGG GTTGATGGTGCCAAATCTGCTGATGCAGTTTTCGAAGATGTGAAGGCCATATTCGCTCAACTGAAGACTCAG gtgAACCAAAATAGCAGTTTGAGCACATCTCAAACCAATCCATTCAAGCGGTTCCTTAACCTTTTCTGCC GTTGCTTTGGGACGCAAAAGGCAAGAAACTGA